In Nitrospirota bacterium, a single window of DNA contains:
- the ychF gene encoding redox-regulated ATPase YchF has translation MKVSIIGLPNSGKTTIFNAITGQNRETARYQTSGGEPHIGIIQVPDERLDSLTRLFTPRKTTHAVMDCVDSVGLTKGDLKQNIRVFDLIKDSDAIVHVVRAFHDDSVPHPLGENNPLRDIETIALELIFGDMELVEKRLERIKEGQKHGKKPDESETSLLLKCKDALSRDIPLRDAAFSDEELRSMSHLQFLSTVPVIIVLNFGEEDVRTNHLTDTLSSLTGRFPSLPLLALCGKIEMEIAQLTPEDRKPFLDEMGLDIPASRRLVHECFRSLGLISFFTYAGNEVRSWTIKKGTPAQKAAGKVHTDIKRGFIRAEVISFDNLIASGSIQAAREKGLLRLEGKTYEVSDGDVINFRFNV, from the coding sequence ATGAAAGTATCGATTATCGGACTGCCAAACAGCGGGAAAACCACGATTTTCAACGCCATTACCGGCCAGAACAGAGAGACCGCAAGGTATCAGACATCTGGTGGAGAACCGCATATCGGCATCATACAGGTTCCGGATGAAAGGCTTGACAGCCTCACAAGGCTGTTCACTCCCAGGAAAACCACGCATGCAGTCATGGATTGTGTTGATTCTGTCGGCCTTACAAAAGGCGATCTTAAACAAAATATCAGGGTATTTGACCTGATTAAGGATTCTGATGCAATTGTCCATGTGGTGAGGGCATTTCATGATGATTCTGTACCGCATCCCTTGGGAGAAAACAATCCTTTGAGAGATATTGAGACCATTGCTCTTGAACTTATTTTCGGAGACATGGAACTTGTTGAAAAACGTCTTGAACGTATAAAGGAAGGGCAAAAACATGGAAAAAAGCCTGATGAATCCGAAACATCGCTGCTCCTCAAATGCAAAGACGCGCTCTCCCGTGACATCCCCTTAAGAGATGCGGCGTTCTCTGATGAAGAGCTGCGATCGATGAGTCATCTGCAGTTTCTCTCAACAGTCCCCGTGATTATTGTGCTGAATTTTGGAGAAGAAGATGTACGCACCAATCATCTGACCGATACATTGTCTTCTCTCACAGGCCGATTTCCTTCTCTTCCCTTACTGGCATTATGCGGAAAGATCGAAATGGAAATAGCACAGCTTACTCCTGAGGACAGAAAACCGTTCCTCGATGAAATGGGGCTGGATATCCCGGCATCACGCAGACTGGTCCACGAGTGTTTCAGAAGCCTCGGCCTGATATCCTTTTTTACCTATGCAGGCAACGAGGTGAGATCATGGACAATAAAAAAAGGCACCCCTGCACAGAAGGCCGCAGGGAAGGTTCATACTGACATAAAAAGGGGATTTATACGTGCAGAGGTTATCTCATTCGATAACCTGATTGCTTCCGGCAGCATCCAGGCTGCACGGGAAAAAGGCCTGCTGCGTCTTGAAGGCAAAACATATGAGGTCAGTGACGGCGACGTCATCAATTTCAGGTTTAATGTGTAA
- a CDS encoding DegQ family serine endoprotease — translation MSIRKSDKERFASFIILSLVSAMMVFFSAIISFPARAEDIKVSEKPSDILSSIGAATAGIVDSVRPAVVNISTMRTVKMQGGYNPFFDDPMFRRFFGDQFRVPKERKSANLGSGVIVDPKGYILTANHVIQGAEEIKVTLSDRREFTGKIVGNDAMTDIGIIKIEAKNLPTIQWGDSDKLRVGETVLAIGSPYGLSQTVTMGIVSAVGRANVGIADYEDFIQTDAAINPGNSGGALVNVRGELVGINTAIFSTSGGYQGIGFAVPTSMAKSVMDSLISKGKVVRGWMGVTIQPLTQELAKQFGIEDEKGLLVGDVTEGSPAEKAGIQRGDVIVEFEGKKIEDPNQLRNLVANTEPGKKVKMKIIREKKTEVKVMTITELPSDKQELSREEYNNLLSGVYVQDISPEISGRLNLPKKLRGVVVASVADDSPAAMVLMQGDVIQEINRQKITGVKEYEKVASRIKAGQDILLLIFRGGASVFITLSEK, via the coding sequence ATGAGTATCCGGAAATCCGACAAAGAAAGATTTGCGTCATTTATCATACTCTCGCTTGTTTCAGCAATGATGGTGTTTTTCTCTGCCATAATATCTTTTCCTGCACGTGCGGAAGACATAAAAGTATCAGAAAAACCGTCGGATATCCTCTCCAGTATCGGGGCTGCGACCGCAGGGATTGTCGATTCGGTAAGGCCTGCGGTAGTGAACATCTCCACCATGAGAACGGTGAAGATGCAGGGCGGTTATAATCCCTTTTTTGACGATCCCATGTTCAGACGTTTTTTTGGAGACCAGTTCAGGGTTCCGAAAGAACGTAAATCAGCCAACCTCGGATCAGGTGTCATCGTAGATCCGAAGGGCTATATATTAACGGCAAATCATGTTATTCAGGGCGCGGAAGAGATCAAGGTTACCCTTTCTGACAGGAGAGAGTTCACGGGGAAGATTGTAGGAAATGATGCGATGACTGATATTGGGATAATAAAAATAGAGGCAAAAAACCTTCCGACAATACAATGGGGTGACTCTGACAAGCTGAGGGTGGGAGAGACGGTACTTGCGATCGGGAGCCCGTATGGCTTAAGTCAGACCGTAACCATGGGGATTGTAAGCGCTGTCGGACGGGCCAATGTCGGCATTGCTGACTATGAGGATTTTATCCAGACTGATGCCGCAATAAACCCCGGAAACTCGGGAGGGGCTCTCGTGAATGTCAGGGGGGAACTCGTGGGAATCAATACTGCCATTTTCAGTACAAGCGGCGGTTATCAGGGGATAGGGTTTGCCGTGCCTACAAGCATGGCAAAATCAGTCATGGACAGCCTCATCAGCAAAGGAAAGGTTGTGAGGGGATGGATGGGGGTTACCATACAGCCTTTAACTCAGGAGCTTGCCAAACAATTCGGGATAGAGGATGAAAAAGGCCTGCTCGTAGGTGATGTTACGGAAGGAAGTCCGGCTGAAAAGGCCGGTATCCAGAGAGGAGATGTTATCGTCGAATTCGAAGGGAAAAAAATAGAAGACCCCAATCAGCTCAGGAATCTTGTAGCCAATACCGAGCCAGGGAAAAAAGTGAAGATGAAGATTATCAGGGAAAAAAAGACGGAAGTGAAGGTTATGACCATCACCGAACTGCCTTCGGACAAGCAGGAATTGTCGAGGGAAGAGTATAACAATCTGTTGAGCGGTGTCTATGTGCAGGACATCTCTCCGGAAATCTCGGGAAGACTCAACCTCCCCAAGAAGCTCAGGGGAGTTGTTGTTGCAAGTGTCGCGGATGACAGCCCTGCCGCGATGGTGCTCATGCAGGGGGATGTGATTCAGGAGATTAACCGGCAGAAAATAACGGGAGTGAAGGAATATGAGAAGGTTGCGTCAAGGATTAAGGCGGGACAGGACATATTGCTACTTATATTCAGAGGAGGGGCATCTGTCTTCATAACGCTCTCGGAGAAATAA
- a CDS encoding Do family serine endopeptidase codes for MLLRKRPLIIAAVFAVFGIIVGLVMSSNFGFHVKGYTDDSKITEKSVQLLSRTNQAMAELVAVVKPSVVNIASVRKVKSGGVPSPFTNDPFFRRFFGDNFGPPEKQKEFKKSGQGSGVIVDKEGYILTNNHVVRGADEIKVTLSDQREFRGKVIGADPKTDLAVIKIDSDNLPVIAMGDSDRLKVGETVLAVGNPYGLSHTVTSGIVSATGRANVGIADYEDFIQTDAPINPGNSGGALVNIKGELIGINTAIFSTTGGYQGIGFSIPSNMAKNVMESLIAHGKVVRGWLGVTIQPLTQELVRQFHLKDDKGVLVGDVNEESPAQKAGILRGDVIIEYDGRKVDGVVGLRNMVAGTVPEREVRIQLLRDGKPQAVEVRITEMSAEPQKLAGTFENQLKGVVVRDLTPSMKKTLDIPNRINGVLIADIADESPADDMLRKNDVIMEINRTGIADTREYERALSKIRSDENILLLVFRQNSTFYVTLSSQ; via the coding sequence ATGCTACTCAGAAAGAGGCCGCTGATCATCGCAGCAGTATTTGCCGTATTTGGAATCATTGTCGGGCTTGTCATGTCGTCGAATTTCGGCTTCCATGTGAAGGGGTATACCGATGACTCAAAAATAACGGAGAAATCGGTTCAGCTGCTTTCGAGAACCAACCAGGCGATGGCAGAGCTTGTCGCGGTTGTGAAGCCGTCGGTTGTCAATATCGCGTCAGTAAGAAAGGTGAAAAGCGGAGGAGTTCCCTCACCATTTACGAATGATCCTTTTTTCAGAAGATTTTTCGGGGATAATTTTGGTCCTCCCGAAAAACAGAAGGAATTCAAGAAGTCAGGTCAGGGTTCAGGAGTTATCGTGGACAAGGAAGGATATATCCTTACCAATAACCACGTTGTAAGGGGTGCTGACGAAATTAAGGTAACATTGTCAGACCAGAGAGAATTCAGGGGCAAAGTGATAGGAGCAGACCCCAAGACCGATCTGGCTGTGATTAAGATTGATTCTGACAATCTGCCGGTGATTGCCATGGGAGATTCTGACAGGCTGAAGGTTGGAGAAACTGTTCTCGCTGTGGGAAATCCCTACGGTCTGAGCCATACGGTTACTTCAGGGATAGTAAGTGCCACGGGACGGGCCAATGTGGGAATTGCTGATTATGAGGATTTTATCCAGACAGACGCTCCCATCAATCCGGGAAATTCGGGCGGAGCGCTTGTCAACATAAAAGGTGAACTCATAGGGATTAACACAGCGATATTCAGCACTACCGGTGGCTACCAGGGCATAGGTTTTTCGATCCCGAGCAATATGGCAAAAAATGTAATGGAGAGCCTGATTGCGCACGGAAAAGTTGTCAGGGGATGGCTCGGGGTCACCATACAGCCGTTAACTCAGGAACTTGTAAGGCAGTTTCATCTGAAAGATGACAAGGGCGTTCTTGTAGGCGATGTGAACGAGGAAAGTCCTGCGCAAAAAGCGGGTATCCTGAGGGGTGATGTGATCATTGAATACGACGGCAGAAAGGTTGATGGTGTGGTCGGTCTCAGAAATATGGTCGCAGGGACGGTGCCTGAACGTGAGGTCAGGATCCAGCTTCTGCGGGACGGAAAACCTCAGGCGGTTGAGGTAAGAATAACAGAGATGAGTGCTGAACCACAGAAACTGGCCGGGACATTCGAGAATCAGCTGAAGGGGGTAGTTGTCCGGGATCTTACACCATCAATGAAGAAGACCCTTGATATCCCGAACCGTATTAACGGAGTTCTGATAGCTGATATTGCAGACGAAAGTCCTGCAGATGATATGCTCAGAAAAAACGATGTCATCATGGAAATCAACAGGACAGGAATCGCGGACACCAGAGAGTATGAAAGGGCGCTATCGAAAATCAGGTCTGATGAGAATATCCTTCTCCTCGTGTTCAGGCAGAACTCAACCTTCTATGTAACTCTTTCATCGCAGTAG
- a CDS encoding PilZ domain-containing protein: protein MTSFYTNKYERAFLDCRIEYVFDMQCGDTYEGIIDNISEAGFCLVTQTPLHEGQEITIRSILYFPSQTAVVCWVTQDENDCYRAGMKFI from the coding sequence ATGACATCATTCTATACAAACAAATACGAACGTGCGTTTCTTGATTGCAGGATTGAATATGTGTTCGATATGCAGTGCGGCGATACGTACGAGGGAATCATTGACAATATCAGCGAAGCAGGGTTCTGCCTTGTAACACAGACTCCCCTGCACGAGGGACAGGAAATCACCATAAGAAGCATACTGTATTTTCCTTCTCAAACGGCGGTTGTGTGCTGGGTTACGCAGGATGAGAATGATTGTTACAGGGCGGGAATGAAATTCATTTAA
- the larC gene encoding nickel pincer cofactor biosynthesis protein LarC encodes MKAAYFDCFSGISGDMCLGALIDAGLPLRDLNRELKKIPLSGYRLTSGRVMRSHLAATKVDVTFRPAAGRVQKVIRSWKDVEKTVLSSSLSNEIKLKGLRIFKRLFTAEAKVHGVAFNRVHLHELGSVDCLIDIFGTVIGLNMLGIEKVFSSPLNLGSGMVSTETGMLPVPAPATAEILKKVPVFSRGVPCELTTPTGAAIIREICSGFGNMPDMEISSLALGAGSRNFSDWPNILRIMIGNMHSAHDNSNGDSIMVIETNIDDMNPQIFEYVMELLYKAGALDVFLTQIIMKKSRPGTKLTALCHRERLETLVKIIFSETPTLGLRFHETERKILDRAIRVIDTEFGKIRVKLSGDGRDITKMIPEYEDCKKAARKLKIPLTEVMKRIGLLNPGKIK; translated from the coding sequence TTGAAAGCAGCATATTTCGACTGTTTTTCAGGAATAAGCGGAGACATGTGCCTCGGCGCATTAATTGACGCAGGATTGCCTTTAAGGGATCTGAACAGGGAACTGAAAAAAATCCCTTTGAGTGGTTACCGTCTGACGTCCGGGAGAGTAATGCGATCGCACCTTGCCGCAACCAAGGTCGATGTCACCTTCCGCCCGGCAGCAGGACGCGTTCAAAAAGTCATCAGAAGCTGGAAAGATGTCGAAAAAACCGTCCTTTCATCGTCTCTCTCAAATGAGATTAAGCTGAAGGGTCTCAGGATTTTCAAAAGACTTTTCACCGCAGAGGCAAAGGTCCATGGCGTAGCATTCAATCGCGTTCATCTGCATGAGCTCGGCTCTGTCGACTGCCTGATAGATATTTTCGGAACAGTGATCGGCCTGAATATGCTCGGCATAGAAAAAGTTTTTTCATCCCCGCTCAATCTCGGAAGCGGTATGGTCAGTACCGAGACCGGCATGCTTCCGGTACCCGCCCCTGCTACCGCAGAGATCCTGAAAAAAGTGCCAGTATTTTCCAGGGGTGTCCCTTGTGAACTGACTACCCCCACAGGAGCCGCGATCATCAGAGAGATTTGCTCAGGCTTCGGCAACATGCCCGACATGGAAATTTCAAGTTTGGCGTTGGGTGCCGGAAGCAGGAATTTCAGTGACTGGCCGAACATACTGAGAATCATGATAGGCAATATGCATTCAGCACATGATAACAGCAACGGGGACAGCATCATGGTGATCGAAACCAATATTGATGACATGAATCCCCAGATTTTTGAATATGTCATGGAGCTTCTCTACAAGGCTGGGGCTCTTGACGTCTTCCTCACACAGATCATCATGAAAAAATCCAGGCCCGGTACGAAACTGACCGCTCTCTGTCACAGGGAACGTCTGGAAACACTCGTAAAAATCATCTTCTCGGAAACACCGACTCTCGGACTGAGATTTCATGAAACAGAAAGAAAAATCCTTGACCGTGCAATCAGAGTAATTGACACCGAATTTGGAAAGATAAGGGTCAAGCTCTCCGGAGACGGCAGGGACATTACAAAAATGATTCCTGAGTACGAAGACTGCAAAAAGGCAGCCAGGAAACTGAAGATACCTCTCACGGAAGTCATGAAAAGAATCGGTCTGCTGAATCCGGGGAAAATTAAATGA